A DNA window from Schistocerca americana isolate TAMUIC-IGC-003095 chromosome 4, iqSchAmer2.1, whole genome shotgun sequence contains the following coding sequences:
- the LOC124612573 gene encoding piggyBac transposable element-derived protein 4-like: MYVVTHNVIFFLEDEIDDSLSSDEDENDVEGVASNPAAVPYPKDSEWTAVDTYRPLPVNTTPRQILVDIDESSSVLDCSKVFLTDSDVNELKRQTNLYASQTIQKKRRGNNLKPHSVLSSWKPVTISEMRRFLGITFHMCVSKKPKIADHWSTNPVLSCNFCPHVMSRLRFTQILSCLHLVDNSNQKKPGEDGFHPLYKVLPYYNNLKERCIQAYRPSEKVTIDEGICPFRGRVSFRVYMQNKPHKYGLKVYAVAEASSGYVVNFEVYAGKHIVDNSSSAVILRLLSDSSLLNKGHTVYLDRFYSSPELFQQLAEKGTGAVGTVNKSRKGLPKDLVSAKLKKGEMSFRRKDNVLAMKWKDKRDVYTLSTRHQATFGTHTKRNGSVVLKPLQVLDYNLNKIGVDIGDQRLQYNPFQHRTVKWWRKLYFHLLLMGVSNAFWLYNAVHRKKITITDFITVLAVQLVEDDTLEFIPRNEGTVGRLTKRHFLQHIPATTKKYAARVCHVCSSRSKKQSGKASRKETRYECEQCGVALCLEPCFKIFHTKKQYDSV, from the coding sequence atgtatgtagttacacataatgtgatattctttttagaagacgagattgatgacagtttgtcttcagatgaagacgagaatgatgttgaaggtgttgcttcaaatccagcagctgtgccgtatccgaaagacagtgagtggactgcagttgacacctaccgacctctgcctgtcaacacgacacccaggcagatactagtggatattgatgagtcgagttctgtactggattgcagtaaagtgttccttactgacagtgacgtaaatgaactcaagagacagacaaatttgtatgcatcacagacaatacagaagaaaagaagaggaaataatctgaagccccattcagttttgagttcgtggaagccagtgactataagtgagatgaggcgtttcttgggtattactttccacatgtgtgtttcgaaaaagcccaaaattgcggaccattggagcactaatcctgttcttagttgtaacttttgtccccatgtcatgagccgtttgcgtttcactcagatactgtcatgcttgcatcttgttgacaattcaaatcagaaaaaaccaggcgaagatggatttcatccactttacaaagttttgccatattataataatttgaaggagcgatgtatccaggcatatcgtccctcagaaaaagtgacaattgatgaaggaatttgcccatttcgaggtcgtgtgagtttccgtgtttacatgcaaaataagcctcataagtatggactgaaagtatatgctgttgctgaagccagtagtggctatgttgtaaattttgaagtttatgctggtaagcatattgttgacaattcttcgtctgcggttattttgcgattgttgtctgacagcagcttgctgaacaaaggccacactgtgtatttagatcgattttattccagtccagagctatttcagcaactggcagagaaaggcactggagctgttggtactgtgaacaaatccaggaaaggattgcctaaagatttagtatctgctaagctgaaaaagggcgaaatgtcttttcggcgtaaagataatgtattggcaatgaagtggaaagataagagagatgtgtatacattgtctacaaggcatcaagcaacatttggtacgcatactaagagaaatgggtctgtagtattgaaaccacttcaggtacttgattacaacctcaataaaattggagtggatattggagaccaacgcctgcagtacaatccgttccagcacagaactgtgaaatggtggcgaaaattatatttccatttgctgcttatgggagtatcaaatgcattttggctgtacaatgcagtgcacaggaagaaaattacaataacagactttataacagtgcttgcagttcagcttgttgaagacgacacacttgaattcattccaagaaatgaaggaactgtaggtcggctaacaaagagacattttttgcagcacatacctgcaactactaagaagtatgctgctcgtgtgtgtcacgtgtgcagttccaggagcaagaaacagagtggcaaggcttctcgcaaagagacacgatacgaatgtgaacagtgtggcgttgcactctgcctggaaccttgctttaaaattttccacactaaaaaacaatatgattctgtgtga